In the Juglans microcarpa x Juglans regia isolate MS1-56 chromosome 6D, Jm3101_v1.0, whole genome shotgun sequence genome, one interval contains:
- the LOC121235102 gene encoding protein JOKA2 isoform X1, giving the protein MAYYDDFDYRVEIKVKFGDTLKRIRAFINEDEKLDLDMAVLRGKILSFFNFPADADFTLTYVDEDGDVVTLADDEDLHDVVKQRLKVLRIDVQLSNDKGVNSSARSSENSTPLRSPRVLPPSRTKKTDFTEVLKSVPQLPREALKLHEALSKLSLDIVSKAASSKAAAGPMLLELVDFISKMAQSQLNLDSHSNGGAGSSTQNVAGGSSASKDGEMAEMMPKSMLVDSAAENSHRANTENVNRGVGAPVTPLLKSVDLNLPPTDSNPLVTVKVGSFASDVPVGEDRKSAKKNAKKDSKGKSSGCVANASSSVPARPTHPTNLRRVPFNECPFAGTTIGNDLAVPFFGYHPHHPSKRSHRSTPPVGGIFHKGVQCDGCGVHPITGPRYKSKVKSNYDLCSICFSEMGNETDYWRMDRPMSCRIPRSFNDIWEQMDSQMDSQMGSPWVATPDIFNLSNPKLDSRFILDVNVMDGTVMAPSTPFTKIWKMRNNGSAVWPRGTQLVWIEGDRLSNAFSVEIEVPENGVPVGQELDIAVDLTAPASPGRYTSIWKMASPSHQMFGQRIWVMIQVDKPEGLNLNLSPDGVLEIIDANGELLQSGLSNTTTEPVKPVVDEPLPKDHDLNFPINDTLLVGNGISSSSATQEAVSYPIIDVSDVALAAPNQAPSNAPGAPSHAQSDTPSAPTQVPFKVVDLMASAQGVTVKNAVEETLLKELEEMGFKQVDLNKEILRMNEYNLEKSVDDLCGVSEWDPILEELREMGFRDDETNKRLLMKNNGSIKRVVMDLMSGERRA; this is encoded by the exons GTTAAATTTGGAGATACTCTTAAGCGGATCAGAGCTTTTATTAATGAAGATGAAAAACTAGATCTTGACATGGCTGTGTTGAGGGGGAAGATACTTAGTTTCTTCAATTTCCCTGCTGATGCTGACTTTACCCTGACTTATGTTGATGAAGATGGTGATGTTGTAACTCTTGCTGATGACGAAGATCTGCATGATGTGGTGAAACAGCGCCTGAAAGTCTTGAGGATCGATGTACAACTGAGCAACGACAAAGGTGTCAACTCGTCCGCTCGATCGAGTGAAAATTCTACCCCATTAAGATCTCCTCGAGTCCTGCCTCCATCTCGGACTAAAAAAACAGATTTTACTGAGGTATTAAAATCTGTGCCACAACTACCACGCGAAGCACTTAAGCTACATGAAGCACTTTCAAAGCTTTCGCTCGACATTGTTTCTAAAGCTGCCTCTTCTAAAGCTGCTGCTGGTCCTATGCTTCTTGAGCTAGTTGACTTTATATCGAAGATGGCACAATCCCAACTGAATCTGGATTCACACTCTAATGGTGGTGCAGGCTCAAGCACACAGAATGTTGCTGGTGGTTCAAGTGCTTCAAAGGACGGAGAGATGGCTGAGATGATGCCAAAGTCCATGCTTGTTGACTCAGCAGCCGAAAACAGTCATCGGGCGAACACTGAAAATGTAAACAGAGGTGTTGGGGCACCGGTGACCCCTCTCCTCAAGTCTGTTGATTTGAATCTACCTCCCACTGATTCAAATCCGTTGGTAACTGTAAAAGTTGGATCCTTTGCATCTGATGTTCCTGTTGGAGAGGACAGGAAGAGTGCTAAGAAGAATGCTAAAAAGGACAGCAAAGGGAAGTCATCTGGTTGTGTTGCAAATGCAAGTTCATCTGTTCCTGCAAGGCCTACCCACCCTACGAATTTGCGACGGGTTCCTTTCAATGAGTGTCCATTTGCTGGGACGACCATAGGAAATGATTTAGCAGTGCCTTTTTTTGGATACCATCCTCACCACCCATCTAAAAGGAGCCATAGAAGTACTCCGCCCGTGGGAGGTATTTTCCACAAGGGTGTACAATGTGATGGTTGTGGAGTTCATCCCATTACTGGACCACGATACAAGTCTAAAGt AAAATCCAACTATGATCTTTGCAGTATTTGCTTCTCAGAAATGGGCAACGAGACTGATTACTGGAGAATGGACCGCCCTATGTCTTGTAGGATTCCACGGTCCTTCAATGACATATGGGAGCAA ATGGATTCTCAGATGGATTCTCAGATGGGTTCTCCCTGGGTTGCTACGCCAGATATATTTAATCTGTCTAACCCAAAGCTAGATAGTCGCTTCATTTTGGATGTTAATGTGATGGATGGTACTGTGATGGCCCCATCTACCCCATTTACTAAGATTTGGAAGATGCGCAACAATGGCAGTGCAGTTTGGCCTCGTGGGACACAACTTGTCTGGATTGAGGGAGACAGATTAAGTAATGCATTTTCTGTTGAGATAGAG GTTCCTGAGAATGGTGTGCCTGTGGGCCAGGAGCTCGACATTGCAGTTGATCTCACTGCACCTGCATCTCCTGGTCGATATACTTCAATCTGGAAAATGGCTTCCCCATCCCATCAAATGTTTGGGCAACGTATTTGGGTTATGATCCAG GTTGATAAACCAGAAGGCTTGAACCTGAATCTGTCCCCCGATGGTGTTCTTGAAATTATAGATGCAAATGGTGAGCTTCTCCAGTCTGGTCTCTCAAACACAACCACAGAACCTGTAAAACCAGTGGTTGATGAGCCGCTGCCTAAGGACCATGATCTGAACTTTCCAATAAATGATACGTTACTGGTTGGCAATGGCATCTCTTCTTCATCTGCAACACAAGAGGCAGTGTCATATCCCATTATTGACGTCTCTGACGTTGCTCTGGCAGCACCCAACCAGGCACCATCCAATGCCCCTGGAGCACCAAGCCATGCACAATCCGACACTCCTTCTGCACCCACCCAGGTGCCGTTCAAAGTTGTGGATCTAATGGCTTCAGCTCAAGGGGTCACTGTAAAGAATGCTGTTGAGGAGACCCTTCTTAAGGAACTCGAGGAGATGGGTTTCAAGCAGGTTGATCTGAACAAGGAAATCTTGAGGATGAACGAGTACAATCTGGAGAAGTCTGTGGATGATCTCTGTGGTGTTTCGGAGTGGGATCCAATCCTAGAAGAGCTGCGGGAGATG GGATTTCGTGATGATGAAACGAACAAGAGGCTGCTAATGAAGAACAATGGAAGTATCAAGCGTGTTGTGATGGATCTCATGAGTGGGGAGAGGAGGGCTTAA
- the LOC121235102 gene encoding protein JOKA2 isoform X2, which yields MEAKEETLVIKVKFGDTLKRIRAFINEDEKLDLDMAVLRGKILSFFNFPADADFTLTYVDEDGDVVTLADDEDLHDVVKQRLKVLRIDVQLSNDKGVNSSARSSENSTPLRSPRVLPPSRTKKTDFTEVLKSVPQLPREALKLHEALSKLSLDIVSKAASSKAAAGPMLLELVDFISKMAQSQLNLDSHSNGGAGSSTQNVAGGSSASKDGEMAEMMPKSMLVDSAAENSHRANTENVNRGVGAPVTPLLKSVDLNLPPTDSNPLVTVKVGSFASDVPVGEDRKSAKKNAKKDSKGKSSGCVANASSSVPARPTHPTNLRRVPFNECPFAGTTIGNDLAVPFFGYHPHHPSKRSHRSTPPVGGIFHKGVQCDGCGVHPITGPRYKSKVKSNYDLCSICFSEMGNETDYWRMDRPMSCRIPRSFNDIWEQMDSQMDSQMGSPWVATPDIFNLSNPKLDSRFILDVNVMDGTVMAPSTPFTKIWKMRNNGSAVWPRGTQLVWIEGDRLSNAFSVEIEVPENGVPVGQELDIAVDLTAPASPGRYTSIWKMASPSHQMFGQRIWVMIQVDKPEGLNLNLSPDGVLEIIDANGELLQSGLSNTTTEPVKPVVDEPLPKDHDLNFPINDTLLVGNGISSSSATQEAVSYPIIDVSDVALAAPNQAPSNAPGAPSHAQSDTPSAPTQVPFKVVDLMASAQGVTVKNAVEETLLKELEEMGFKQVDLNKEILRMNEYNLEKSVDDLCGVSEWDPILEELREMGFRDDETNKRLLMKNNGSIKRVVMDLMSGERRA from the exons ATGGAGGCTAAGGAGGAGACGCTGGTGATCAag GTTAAATTTGGAGATACTCTTAAGCGGATCAGAGCTTTTATTAATGAAGATGAAAAACTAGATCTTGACATGGCTGTGTTGAGGGGGAAGATACTTAGTTTCTTCAATTTCCCTGCTGATGCTGACTTTACCCTGACTTATGTTGATGAAGATGGTGATGTTGTAACTCTTGCTGATGACGAAGATCTGCATGATGTGGTGAAACAGCGCCTGAAAGTCTTGAGGATCGATGTACAACTGAGCAACGACAAAGGTGTCAACTCGTCCGCTCGATCGAGTGAAAATTCTACCCCATTAAGATCTCCTCGAGTCCTGCCTCCATCTCGGACTAAAAAAACAGATTTTACTGAGGTATTAAAATCTGTGCCACAACTACCACGCGAAGCACTTAAGCTACATGAAGCACTTTCAAAGCTTTCGCTCGACATTGTTTCTAAAGCTGCCTCTTCTAAAGCTGCTGCTGGTCCTATGCTTCTTGAGCTAGTTGACTTTATATCGAAGATGGCACAATCCCAACTGAATCTGGATTCACACTCTAATGGTGGTGCAGGCTCAAGCACACAGAATGTTGCTGGTGGTTCAAGTGCTTCAAAGGACGGAGAGATGGCTGAGATGATGCCAAAGTCCATGCTTGTTGACTCAGCAGCCGAAAACAGTCATCGGGCGAACACTGAAAATGTAAACAGAGGTGTTGGGGCACCGGTGACCCCTCTCCTCAAGTCTGTTGATTTGAATCTACCTCCCACTGATTCAAATCCGTTGGTAACTGTAAAAGTTGGATCCTTTGCATCTGATGTTCCTGTTGGAGAGGACAGGAAGAGTGCTAAGAAGAATGCTAAAAAGGACAGCAAAGGGAAGTCATCTGGTTGTGTTGCAAATGCAAGTTCATCTGTTCCTGCAAGGCCTACCCACCCTACGAATTTGCGACGGGTTCCTTTCAATGAGTGTCCATTTGCTGGGACGACCATAGGAAATGATTTAGCAGTGCCTTTTTTTGGATACCATCCTCACCACCCATCTAAAAGGAGCCATAGAAGTACTCCGCCCGTGGGAGGTATTTTCCACAAGGGTGTACAATGTGATGGTTGTGGAGTTCATCCCATTACTGGACCACGATACAAGTCTAAAGt AAAATCCAACTATGATCTTTGCAGTATTTGCTTCTCAGAAATGGGCAACGAGACTGATTACTGGAGAATGGACCGCCCTATGTCTTGTAGGATTCCACGGTCCTTCAATGACATATGGGAGCAA ATGGATTCTCAGATGGATTCTCAGATGGGTTCTCCCTGGGTTGCTACGCCAGATATATTTAATCTGTCTAACCCAAAGCTAGATAGTCGCTTCATTTTGGATGTTAATGTGATGGATGGTACTGTGATGGCCCCATCTACCCCATTTACTAAGATTTGGAAGATGCGCAACAATGGCAGTGCAGTTTGGCCTCGTGGGACACAACTTGTCTGGATTGAGGGAGACAGATTAAGTAATGCATTTTCTGTTGAGATAGAG GTTCCTGAGAATGGTGTGCCTGTGGGCCAGGAGCTCGACATTGCAGTTGATCTCACTGCACCTGCATCTCCTGGTCGATATACTTCAATCTGGAAAATGGCTTCCCCATCCCATCAAATGTTTGGGCAACGTATTTGGGTTATGATCCAG GTTGATAAACCAGAAGGCTTGAACCTGAATCTGTCCCCCGATGGTGTTCTTGAAATTATAGATGCAAATGGTGAGCTTCTCCAGTCTGGTCTCTCAAACACAACCACAGAACCTGTAAAACCAGTGGTTGATGAGCCGCTGCCTAAGGACCATGATCTGAACTTTCCAATAAATGATACGTTACTGGTTGGCAATGGCATCTCTTCTTCATCTGCAACACAAGAGGCAGTGTCATATCCCATTATTGACGTCTCTGACGTTGCTCTGGCAGCACCCAACCAGGCACCATCCAATGCCCCTGGAGCACCAAGCCATGCACAATCCGACACTCCTTCTGCACCCACCCAGGTGCCGTTCAAAGTTGTGGATCTAATGGCTTCAGCTCAAGGGGTCACTGTAAAGAATGCTGTTGAGGAGACCCTTCTTAAGGAACTCGAGGAGATGGGTTTCAAGCAGGTTGATCTGAACAAGGAAATCTTGAGGATGAACGAGTACAATCTGGAGAAGTCTGTGGATGATCTCTGTGGTGTTTCGGAGTGGGATCCAATCCTAGAAGAGCTGCGGGAGATG GGATTTCGTGATGATGAAACGAACAAGAGGCTGCTAATGAAGAACAATGGAAGTATCAAGCGTGTTGTGATGGATCTCATGAGTGGGGAGAGGAGGGCTTAA